From a region of the Corallococcus coralloides DSM 2259 genome:
- a CDS encoding papain-like cysteine protease family protein: MPLRVAEKMTVIDMPQVTTATLPVPAYTQQQSMWCWAACIEMVLTYYNTAAVQQCEIVNYGVQRTDCCSNPSSGWCNTSISTAMYAGIYNHFGVNNFAPLGGPATFVGVQQNINHNRVLEAQLNWAVGGAHVVLVIGWLVADDNSIWVLVNDPGFAGSFWSTYANLMAAYGQGYWYTTWSVWE; this comes from the coding sequence ATGCCGCTTCGAGTTGCAGAAAAAATGACAGTCATTGATATGCCTCAGGTGACGACCGCCACGCTGCCAGTGCCGGCATATACACAGCAGCAGTCGATGTGGTGCTGGGCTGCATGCATCGAGATGGTCCTTACCTACTACAACACCGCCGCCGTGCAGCAGTGCGAGATCGTCAACTACGGCGTGCAGCGCACGGACTGTTGCTCGAATCCTTCCTCGGGCTGGTGCAACACCAGCATCTCGACGGCGATGTATGCTGGCATCTACAACCATTTCGGCGTCAACAACTTCGCCCCGCTCGGCGGGCCAGCCACGTTTGTCGGCGTCCAGCAGAACATCAACCACAATCGGGTGCTCGAAGCACAGCTCAACTGGGCGGTTGGAGGCGCGCATGTCGTGCTGGTCATCGGGTGGCTCGTCGCGGACGACAACTCCATCTGGGTGCTGGTGAATGACCCCGGCTTCGCCGGCAGTTTCTGGAGCACCTACGCGAACCTGATGGCCGCGTACGGGCAGGGTTACTGGTATACAACCTGGTCTGTCTGGGAGTGA